The following are encoded together in the Flavobacterium sp. TR2 genome:
- the fsa gene encoding fructose-6-phosphate aldolase, protein MKFFIDTANLQDIEEAQALGVLDGVTTNPSLMAKEGITGKENILNHYLAICNIVDGDVSAEVISTDFEGMVREGEELAALHPQIVVKLPMIGDGVKACKYFSSKGIRTNVTLVFSAGQALLAAKAGATYVSPFLGRLDDVSTDGMHLISEIREIYDNYDYQTQILSASVRHTMHIINCAKIGSDVMTGPLSAIKGLLKHPLTDIGLKQFVEDAKKMNL, encoded by the coding sequence ATGAAATTTTTTATTGACACTGCCAACCTTCAAGACATCGAAGAAGCGCAGGCTTTAGGTGTTTTAGACGGTGTAACCACCAATCCGTCTTTAATGGCAAAAGAAGGCATTACAGGAAAAGAAAATATATTAAACCATTATCTGGCTATTTGTAATATCGTTGACGGAGATGTTTCGGCTGAGGTAATCTCAACCGACTTTGAAGGAATGGTAAGAGAAGGCGAAGAGCTTGCCGCTTTGCATCCGCAAATTGTTGTCAAATTACCCATGATTGGTGACGGTGTAAAAGCTTGCAAATACTTTTCTTCAAAAGGAATTCGCACCAATGTAACTTTAGTTTTTTCTGCTGGTCAGGCTTTGCTTGCCGCTAAAGCTGGAGCCACTTACGTTTCTCCATTTTTAGGAAGATTAGATGATGTTTCGACCGACGGAATGCACTTAATTTCTGAAATCAGAGAAATTTATGATAATTATGATTATCAAACTCAAATCCTTTCAGCTTCTGTAAGACACACCATGCACATTATCAATTGTGCGAAAATTGGATCAGATGTTATGACGGGGCCACTTTCTGCAATTAAAGGTTTGCTGAAACATCCTTTAACAGATATTGGTTTAAAACAATTTGTAGAAGATGCGAAGAAGATGAATCTTTAG
- the xylA gene encoding xylose isomerase: MIVLGDKEYYKGISQIKFEGAASDNPLAFKYYNPDQVVAGKTMREHFKFAIAYWHTFCGQGSDPFGPGTQNFAWDASSDPYQAAKDKADAAFEFISKMGFDYFCFHDYDLIAEGATFAESEKRLAFITEYLKQKKAESGIKLLWGTSNCFSNPRFMNGAATNPDFNVVARAGGQVKLALDATIALGGENYVFWGGREGYMSLLNTDMGRELDHMAQFLAMSRDYARAQGFKGTFFIEPKPMEPSKHQYDFDSATAIGFLKEYGLDKDFKINIEVNHATLAQHTFQHELEVAAKAGMLGSIDANRGDYQNGWDTDQFPNNIQETTEAMLVFLKAGGLQGGGVNFDAKIRRNSTDLEDVFLAHIGGADTFARALLTADKIIASSPYEKLRKERYSSFDSGKGKDFADGKLSLKDLYTIAHENGELNLQSGKQELFENIINQYI, from the coding sequence ATGATAGTTTTAGGAGATAAAGAATACTACAAAGGCATTAGCCAGATTAAATTTGAAGGGGCAGCATCCGATAATCCTTTGGCGTTTAAATATTACAATCCAGATCAGGTTGTAGCTGGAAAAACAATGCGCGAGCACTTTAAATTTGCTATCGCTTACTGGCATACGTTCTGCGGACAAGGGAGCGATCCATTCGGACCGGGAACTCAAAACTTTGCATGGGATGCTTCGTCAGATCCGTATCAGGCTGCAAAAGATAAAGCAGATGCAGCTTTTGAATTCATAAGCAAAATGGGATTCGATTATTTCTGTTTCCACGATTACGATTTGATTGCTGAAGGAGCCACTTTCGCAGAATCAGAAAAACGTTTGGCTTTTATTACTGAATACTTAAAACAGAAAAAAGCAGAATCTGGAATCAAATTGCTTTGGGGAACTTCAAACTGCTTCTCAAACCCTAGATTCATGAACGGTGCGGCTACAAATCCAGATTTTAATGTAGTGGCAAGAGCGGGTGGACAGGTAAAACTGGCTTTGGACGCAACAATCGCTTTGGGCGGAGAAAACTACGTATTCTGGGGTGGTAGAGAAGGTTATATGTCTTTGCTGAACACAGATATGGGAAGAGAATTGGACCACATGGCGCAATTTTTAGCGATGTCTAGGGACTACGCAAGAGCGCAAGGTTTCAAAGGAACTTTCTTCATCGAGCCAAAACCAATGGAGCCATCAAAACACCAATACGATTTTGACTCGGCTACCGCAATTGGATTCTTGAAAGAATACGGTTTAGACAAAGATTTCAAAATCAATATCGAGGTAAACCACGCTACTTTGGCTCAGCACACTTTCCAGCACGAATTGGAAGTGGCGGCAAAAGCAGGAATGTTAGGAAGCATCGATGCCAACAGAGGAGACTACCAAAACGGTTGGGATACAGACCAGTTCCCAAACAACATTCAGGAGACTACTGAAGCGATGCTGGTTTTCCTAAAAGCTGGCGGACTGCAAGGTGGTGGAGTTAACTTTGATGCTAAAATCAGAAGAAACTCTACAGATTTAGAAGACGTTTTCTTAGCGCACATTGGCGGAGCAGATACTTTCGCAAGAGCTTTACTGACAGCTGATAAAATTATTGCTTCTTCTCCTTACGAAAAATTAAGAAAAGAAAGATACAGTTCATTCGATTCTGGAAAAGGTAAAGATTTTGCTGATGGAAAATTAAGTCTAAAAGATCTTTACACAATCGCGCACGAAAATGGAGAGTTAAATCTTCAAAGCGGTAAACAAGAATTGTTTGAAAACATTATCAATCAATATATCTAA
- a CDS encoding xylulokinase encodes MYYIGYDIGSSSVKAALVEAETGKKAIVLNEPQNEMEILSIHPDWAEQDPEIWWKHICTATKRAIKESNIDASKIQGIGISYQMHGLVIVDKEGAPLRNSIIWCDSRAVEIGNKAFAEIGQEKCMEHLLNSPGNFTASKLKWVKENEPAVYNKIAKYMLPGDYIALKLTGEATTTKNGLSEGMLWDYKENKVADWLLDYYGIDQSLTPNIVENFTNQGAVTEKASAESGLPAGIPIVYRAGDQPNNALSLNVLNPGEVAATGGTSGVFYAVSEMSSGKSTRVNNFVHVNYELETPRVGKLLNINGAGIQYRWLRNNMGSESYEAMNEKASNIEIGSEGVVVIPFGNGAERMFNNKTIGTHFLNLNLNIHNSAHLFRASLEGIAFSFVYGMECLKEDNAAINVIRAGNDNLFRSEIFSNTVATLIGHEIEIYNTTGAVGAARAVGLKDGDYSKFGAHVSDNDHVMTFLPLHNKEPYEAAYQKWKKELELILTTK; translated from the coding sequence ATGTATTATATCGGTTATGATATTGGAAGTTCTTCTGTCAAGGCAGCTTTGGTAGAAGCAGAAACGGGTAAAAAAGCAATCGTTTTGAATGAGCCTCAGAACGAAATGGAAATCTTGTCTATTCACCCAGATTGGGCAGAGCAGGATCCTGAAATCTGGTGGAAGCACATTTGCACCGCAACGAAAAGAGCAATTAAAGAGTCAAATATTGATGCATCTAAAATTCAGGGAATTGGCATTTCGTACCAAATGCACGGGTTGGTGATTGTAGACAAAGAAGGCGCTCCGCTGCGGAATTCAATTATCTGGTGCGACAGCCGCGCGGTTGAAATCGGGAATAAGGCTTTCGCCGAAATTGGGCAGGAAAAATGTATGGAGCATTTGCTGAATTCGCCAGGAAATTTCACGGCTTCGAAACTGAAATGGGTTAAAGAAAACGAACCGGCAGTTTACAATAAAATTGCCAAATATATGCTTCCTGGAGATTACATCGCTTTGAAACTGACAGGCGAAGCAACCACTACCAAAAACGGTTTGTCTGAAGGAATGCTTTGGGATTACAAAGAAAACAAAGTAGCCGACTGGCTTTTGGATTACTACGGAATCGATCAGTCTTTGACGCCAAATATCGTTGAAAATTTCACGAATCAGGGAGCTGTCACTGAAAAAGCTTCTGCAGAATCTGGACTTCCGGCAGGAATTCCGATCGTATACAGAGCAGGAGATCAGCCCAATAATGCTTTGTCATTGAATGTTTTGAATCCGGGCGAAGTGGCGGCCACAGGCGGAACTTCGGGCGTTTTTTATGCGGTAAGCGAGATGTCTTCCGGAAAAAGCACTAGAGTAAATAATTTCGTTCACGTAAACTACGAATTGGAAACGCCTAGAGTGGGTAAGCTTTTAAATATTAACGGAGCAGGAATTCAGTACAGATGGCTCCGAAATAATATGGGCAGCGAGAGTTACGAGGCGATGAACGAAAAGGCTTCGAATATTGAAATCGGATCAGAGGGCGTTGTGGTAATTCCGTTTGGAAATGGCGCTGAGCGTATGTTCAACAATAAAACGATCGGAACCCATTTCTTAAACCTCAACTTAAATATTCACAACAGTGCACATTTGTTTAGAGCTTCTCTTGAAGGAATTGCTTTTTCGTTTGTGTACGGAATGGAATGTCTGAAAGAGGATAACGCAGCGATAAATGTCATAAGAGCCGGAAATGATAACCTTTTCCGTTCGGAAATTTTCTCCAATACCGTTGCGACTTTAATCGGTCACGAAATCGAGATTTACAACACAACAGGAGCAGTCGGCGCAGCGCGTGCAGTTGGCTTAAAAGATGGCGATTACAGCAAGTTTGGAGCTCATGTAAGCGACAACGACCATGTCATGACGTTTTTACCGCTTCACAACAAAGAACCGTACGAAGCGGCTTATCAGAAATGGAAAAAAGAATTAGAATTAATATTAACTACTAAATAA
- a CDS encoding glycoside hydrolase family 43 protein, with translation MPEDSIEHINFEEINDLAISKPLVSHMYTADPSAHVFNGKIYIYPSHDIDAGIPFNDNGDHFGMEDYHVFSMEDISSEAIDNGVALHVDDVAWAEKQMWAPDAAHKNGKYYLYFPAKRANGIFQIGVAISDSPVGPFLPEKEAIKGSYSIDPAVFEDEDGKHYIYFGGIWGGQLQKYRNNQYDQNNEEPLAEEKALGPIVALLRDDMLEFAEEPKEIQILDENGKVILAGDNNRRFFEASWVHKYNGKYYFSYSTGDTHFICYAIGNNPYGPFTYQGRILNPVVGWTSHHSICEVEGEWYLFYHDSSLSKGVTHLRSMKVTKIDYLEDGSIITIDPYGIRRLID, from the coding sequence ATGCCTGAAGATAGCATTGAACACATTAATTTTGAGGAAATTAATGACCTGGCGATTTCAAAGCCTTTAGTGTCCCATATGTACACAGCCGATCCTTCGGCACATGTATTCAACGGAAAAATTTACATTTATCCATCACATGATATTGATGCCGGAATTCCGTTTAATGATAATGGCGATCATTTCGGAATGGAAGATTACCATGTTTTTTCTATGGAAGATATTTCATCAGAAGCAATAGATAATGGTGTTGCGCTTCATGTAGATGATGTTGCTTGGGCTGAAAAGCAAATGTGGGCACCTGATGCAGCTCATAAAAACGGAAAGTATTATCTGTATTTCCCAGCTAAACGAGCTAACGGAATTTTTCAGATTGGCGTTGCCATTTCGGATTCGCCAGTTGGGCCTTTTCTTCCTGAAAAAGAAGCAATAAAAGGAAGTTACAGCATAGATCCTGCTGTTTTTGAAGATGAAGATGGTAAACATTATATTTATTTTGGAGGAATATGGGGCGGACAGCTTCAGAAGTACCGTAATAATCAGTACGATCAAAATAACGAAGAACCTTTGGCTGAAGAAAAAGCTTTAGGGCCAATAGTAGCTTTGTTAAGAGATGATATGTTGGAATTTGCGGAAGAACCAAAAGAAATTCAAATTTTGGATGAAAACGGAAAAGTGATTTTGGCAGGCGATAACAATCGTCGTTTTTTTGAAGCTTCTTGGGTTCATAAGTATAACGGAAAATATTATTTCTCGTATTCGACAGGCGACACGCATTTTATTTGTTATGCTATTGGCAACAATCCGTATGGACCATTTACATATCAAGGAAGAATTTTGAATCCAGTTGTAGGTTGGACATCACACCATTCAATTTGTGAAGTAGAAGGTGAATGGTATTTGTTTTACCACGATTCGAGTTTGTCAAAAGGCGTGACACATTTAAGAAGCATGAAAGTGACCAAAATTGATTATTTGGAAGATGGTTCGATTATTACGATTGATCCATACGGAATAAGAAGATTAATTGATTAG
- a CDS encoding MFS transporter — MTNISQKLSIKEKIGYSLGDLAANLVFQTLMTYLAYFYTDIYGLSPTDSSIIMLIVGLVAAFIFNPIIGVLADRTSTKWGKFRPWILLTAIPLGVVALLAFSTPDFSYKGKVIYAVITYTLLLLFYAGNNLPYSALSGVITGDMKERNSMSSYRFVAVMFAQFFVQVFMLGIIKSAGNGDKAIGIEKVMTALAIIGTIMLLITFLTTKERIIPKPEQKSSVKEDLSDLIKNRPWVIMLSLTTLVFVTLAMKGGSYVYYFENYVDKEQLAAFIQPILDFLTNIGLNHFGNDPVSAGFGLFNAGGIIFMIVGITWSKNLADKYGKRNVFGVFLFISTLFIIAFYFYPSTSISLMFFSQILHGFFYGITIPILWAMIADVADYSEWLNNRRATAIIFSAMMVGLKTGLSIGGALTTLFLGYFHYVPNAPEQSQTAINGIKLLVSIFPAIPFLIGAGLLFFYKINKEMEVQIETELKQRRA, encoded by the coding sequence ATGACTAACATTTCACAAAAACTATCCATCAAAGAAAAAATCGGATACAGCTTAGGTGACTTAGCAGCCAATTTAGTTTTTCAAACTTTGATGACGTATTTGGCGTATTTCTATACCGACATTTACGGCTTATCGCCAACAGATTCTTCGATCATTATGCTGATTGTTGGATTAGTAGCAGCTTTTATTTTTAATCCGATTATTGGGGTTTTGGCAGACAGAACCAGTACCAAATGGGGAAAATTCAGGCCGTGGATTTTATTGACAGCGATTCCGCTTGGAGTAGTGGCTTTATTGGCGTTTTCAACTCCCGATTTCTCATACAAAGGAAAAGTAATTTATGCAGTTATCACCTATACTTTGCTGTTGCTTTTTTATGCAGGAAACAACCTGCCATATTCTGCTTTAAGCGGAGTTATTACGGGTGATATGAAAGAACGAAATAGTATGTCATCCTACCGTTTTGTTGCGGTGATGTTTGCCCAGTTTTTCGTTCAGGTTTTTATGCTTGGGATTATCAAAAGTGCCGGAAACGGAGATAAAGCGATCGGAATCGAAAAAGTAATGACTGCGTTGGCCATTATTGGAACAATCATGCTTTTAATTACTTTTTTAACTACAAAAGAAAGAATAATTCCCAAACCAGAACAAAAGTCAAGCGTAAAAGAAGATTTAAGCGATTTAATCAAAAATAGACCGTGGGTAATTATGCTTTCCCTGACGACTTTGGTTTTTGTGACTTTGGCAATGAAAGGCGGTTCGTATGTATATTATTTTGAGAATTATGTAGATAAAGAACAATTGGCTGCTTTTATTCAGCCTATTTTGGATTTTCTAACCAATATTGGGTTGAATCATTTTGGGAATGATCCTGTTTCAGCAGGTTTCGGACTCTTTAATGCAGGCGGAATTATCTTTATGATTGTCGGAATTACATGGTCTAAAAATCTGGCAGACAAATACGGAAAAAGAAATGTTTTTGGGGTGTTTTTATTCATCTCGACTTTATTCATTATTGCATTCTATTTTTATCCCTCAACATCAATTAGTCTGATGTTTTTCTCTCAAATTCTGCACGGATTTTTCTACGGAATTACAATTCCGATTCTTTGGGCAATGATTGCCGATGTTGCCGATTATTCAGAATGGCTCAATAACCGTCGTGCAACAGCAATTATTTTCTCTGCGATGATGGTTGGACTAAAAACAGGATTAAGCATTGGAGGTGCTTTAACCACTTTATTTTTGGGTTATTTCCATTACGTTCCAAATGCACCAGAGCAGTCTCAAACTGCCATAAATGGAATCAAATTACTGGTGAGTATTTTTCCTGCAATTCCATTTTTAATTGGAGCCGGATTGCTGTTTTTCTATAAAATTAACAAAGAAATGGAAGTGCAGATCGAAACCGAACTAAAACAAAGAAGAGCTTAA
- a CDS encoding endo-1,4-beta-xylanase produces the protein MKCIKPYLVAVTTLLAVSCTSQKETASLKDAYKDDFYIGTALSVDQIEEKDKKVDSLIRKEFNAITAENIMKSMFTHPQKDKYDFTLSDKFVAYGEKNKMFIHGHTLIWHSQLAPWMEKIADSIEMKAFMQDHITTIVSKYKGRINSWDVVNEALNEDGTLRQSVFLKALGEKYLVNAFKLAAKADPKAELYYNDYNIEEPAKRAGAIALIKKIKAEGGKVYGVGIQGHWRLESPSIEEIEKSILEYSALGLKVAFTELDITVLPNPWDLKGADVNQKFEGNAKMNPYPERLPDSVQTQLAERYASIFKLFLKHKDKISRVTFWGVHDGQSWLNDWPIKGRTNYPLPFDKQLKHKPAYDSILNLKETK, from the coding sequence ATGAAATGCATTAAACCTTATTTAGTTGCCGTCACAACTTTGCTGGCTGTCAGCTGTACATCGCAAAAAGAAACTGCTTCATTAAAAGATGCTTACAAAGATGATTTCTACATTGGAACCGCTTTAAGCGTTGATCAGATCGAAGAAAAAGACAAAAAAGTTGATTCTTTGATTCGAAAAGAGTTTAATGCGATTACGGCCGAAAATATCATGAAATCTATGTTTACGCATCCGCAAAAGGACAAATACGATTTTACTTTGTCTGATAAATTTGTGGCGTATGGAGAGAAGAATAAAATGTTTATTCATGGACATACTCTGATATGGCACAGCCAATTAGCACCTTGGATGGAAAAAATTGCTGACAGTATAGAAATGAAAGCGTTTATGCAAGATCATATTACGACAATCGTTTCCAAATACAAAGGCAGAATCAACTCTTGGGATGTTGTAAACGAAGCTTTGAATGAGGATGGAACTTTAAGACAATCTGTTTTTTTGAAAGCATTGGGCGAAAAATATTTGGTTAACGCTTTCAAACTAGCAGCAAAAGCAGATCCAAAAGCAGAATTATATTATAACGATTATAATATCGAAGAACCTGCAAAAAGAGCAGGAGCGATTGCTTTAATCAAAAAAATAAAAGCCGAAGGCGGAAAAGTTTATGGAGTTGGAATCCAGGGACATTGGCGATTGGAAAGTCCATCAATCGAAGAAATAGAAAAAAGCATTTTAGAATATTCGGCTTTAGGACTTAAAGTAGCGTTCACAGAATTAGATATTACGGTTTTGCCAAATCCGTGGGATTTGAAAGGAGCAGATGTCAATCAGAAATTTGAAGGAAATGCAAAAATGAATCCATATCCTGAAAGATTACCCGATTCTGTCCAGACACAATTGGCAGAACGTTACGCATCGATTTTTAAACTATTTTTAAAGCATAAAGACAAAATCAGTAGAGTTACTTTTTGGGGCGTTCATGATGGACAATCTTGGCTAAACGATTGGCCGATTAAAGGAAGAACCAATTATCCGCTTCCGTTTGACAAGCAATTAAAGCATAAACCAGCTTACGACAGTATTTTAAATCTTAAAGAAACTAAATAA
- a CDS encoding glycosyl hydrolase 115 family protein, producing MCSKIKTSYLILLFFLIGLSTNSYAINPEKYVVNQASSENFPLVSNGKTASILVNDKDYAGVLKVTGHLENDLFKISDLHSKRIKKISEAEDFVVIIGTLGKSEIIDQLAKKGKIDANQLQGKWEKFTTQIVENPFKGIKKALVIAGSDKRGTIYGIYDLSNQIGVSPWYYWADVPVKKQSELHILPGIHSQGEPKVKYRGIFINDEAPALTGWAFEKFGGFNSKFYDKVFELILRMKGNYLWPAMWGRMFYVEDPQNAVLADEYGIVMGTSHHEPLTRAHAEWGKSNGKWDFTANSEALIQFWKDGIKRMGNKETIVTIGMRGDGDEPMTEGTAIELLENIVKTQRDIISQVTKKPAEETPQIWALYKEVQDYYDKGMTVPDDITLLLCDDNWGNIRKLPELDSKPRKGGYGIYYHYDYVGGPRNYKWINTNQIERVWEQMDLAYQYGVDKIWIVNVGDIKPMEFPIEFFLNMAWNPEKFNAGNLEQYYADWAKKNFDNQFTAEIAEILKLYTKYNSRRKPELLDSRTYSITNYNEADRIVAEYQRLVEKANSVNEKLKPEYKDAFYQLVLFPVLASANLNELYVAQAKNQLYAEQGNVVANDYGVKVKALFEKDAELTNYYHAQIANGKWNHMMSQTHIGYDNWQQPEKNVMPKTRIIESPNQVKAGISAKNSAKEEMLDAKNRDSDHIKGFVEENGYISIESENYSKAINSDSVKWTIIPNLGKTSSGVTLKPSNSKPVEISEQSPRLEYTVCFFSKGKIKVNAYFSPTINFKKGDGLKYGIAFDNEKPQIMNLNSDTSEKAWAESVANNIKIITSTHKIEKAGNHVLKIYAIDPALVLQKIVIETQEGKVLQSYLGPPESFRKE from the coding sequence ATGTGTTCAAAAATTAAAACTTCATACCTAATCCTACTATTTTTCCTAATCGGATTAAGCACAAATTCGTATGCCATAAATCCAGAGAAATATGTAGTCAATCAGGCTTCTAGTGAAAATTTTCCTTTAGTAAGTAATGGGAAAACAGCTTCAATTTTGGTTAACGATAAAGATTATGCAGGAGTTCTAAAAGTGACAGGACATTTAGAAAATGATCTTTTTAAGATTTCCGATTTACATTCGAAGAGAATAAAAAAGATTTCAGAAGCAGAAGATTTTGTTGTTATCATTGGCACGCTTGGAAAAAGTGAAATTATCGATCAATTAGCTAAAAAAGGAAAAATAGACGCGAATCAGCTTCAGGGAAAATGGGAAAAATTTACCACGCAGATAGTTGAAAATCCGTTTAAAGGAATCAAGAAAGCGCTGGTAATTGCAGGTTCAGATAAACGAGGGACGATTTATGGAATCTACGATTTGTCTAATCAAATTGGCGTTTCACCTTGGTATTATTGGGCAGATGTTCCGGTTAAAAAACAATCAGAATTGCATATTCTGCCCGGAATTCATTCACAGGGAGAGCCAAAAGTAAAATACAGAGGAATTTTTATAAATGATGAAGCTCCAGCACTTACAGGTTGGGCATTTGAGAAATTTGGCGGATTCAATTCGAAATTCTATGATAAAGTTTTTGAATTGATTCTGCGAATGAAAGGCAACTATTTATGGCCGGCAATGTGGGGCAGAATGTTTTATGTAGAAGATCCGCAGAATGCTGTTTTGGCCGATGAATACGGAATTGTAATGGGAACTTCGCATCACGAACCCTTAACGAGAGCCCATGCCGAATGGGGAAAATCTAACGGGAAATGGGATTTTACTGCCAATTCAGAAGCTTTGATTCAATTCTGGAAAGACGGAATTAAACGTATGGGAAACAAGGAAACCATCGTTACCATTGGAATGCGTGGCGACGGCGACGAACCTATGACGGAAGGAACTGCGATTGAGTTATTAGAAAATATTGTAAAAACACAAAGAGATATTATTTCACAAGTTACGAAAAAGCCAGCGGAGGAAACTCCGCAAATATGGGCGCTTTACAAAGAAGTTCAGGATTATTATGACAAAGGAATGACAGTTCCCGATGATATTACGCTTTTGCTTTGTGATGATAATTGGGGAAATATCCGCAAACTTCCAGAATTGGATTCGAAACCCAGAAAAGGCGGCTATGGAATTTATTATCATTACGATTATGTTGGCGGCCCAAGAAATTACAAATGGATCAACACGAATCAAATTGAAAGAGTTTGGGAACAAATGGATTTGGCGTATCAATACGGTGTCGATAAAATCTGGATTGTAAATGTGGGAGACATCAAACCAATGGAATTTCCGATTGAATTTTTCTTGAACATGGCGTGGAACCCTGAAAAGTTCAATGCTGGGAATTTAGAACAGTATTATGCAGATTGGGCTAAAAAGAATTTTGACAATCAGTTTACAGCTGAAATTGCAGAGATTTTGAAATTATATACAAAATATAATTCACGAAGAAAGCCTGAATTATTAGACTCAAGAACATATAGTATTACAAATTATAATGAAGCAGATAGGATTGTTGCAGAATATCAGAGACTGGTTGAAAAAGCTAATTCGGTAAATGAAAAATTGAAACCAGAATACAAAGATGCTTTTTATCAGCTGGTTTTATTTCCTGTTTTGGCAAGCGCTAATTTAAATGAATTGTATGTAGCGCAGGCTAAAAATCAATTGTATGCAGAACAGGGAAATGTCGTTGCAAATGATTATGGCGTAAAAGTAAAGGCGTTATTTGAAAAAGATGCCGAGCTCACAAATTATTATCATGCCCAAATAGCCAATGGGAAGTGGAATCACATGATGTCGCAGACACATATAGGTTATGATAATTGGCAGCAGCCTGAGAAAAATGTGATGCCGAAGACTAGAATAATCGAAAGTCCCAATCAAGTCAAAGCAGGAATTTCTGCTAAGAATTCTGCAAAGGAGGAGATGTTAGATGCTAAAAATAGAGATTCAGATCATATTAAAGGTTTTGTTGAAGAGAACGGTTACATTTCAATAGAAAGTGAAAATTATTCTAAAGCAATAAATTCAGATTCTGTAAAATGGACGATAATTCCAAATCTTGGAAAAACATCATCAGGAGTAACTTTAAAGCCTTCGAATAGTAAACCTGTTGAGATTTCGGAACAGTCTCCAAGGTTAGAGTACACTGTTTGTTTTTTTAGCAAAGGAAAAATAAAAGTAAATGCCTATTTTTCGCCAACAATCAATTTTAAAAAGGGAGACGGATTAAAATACGGAATTGCTTTTGACAATGAGAAACCGCAAATCATGAACCTCAACTCAGATACTTCGGAAAAAGCTTGGGCAGAATCTGTTGCGAATAATATTAAAATAATAACCTCAACTCATAAAATTGAAAAAGCAGGAAATCATGTTTTGAAAATTTATGCCATTGATCCTGCTTTAGTGCTTCAAAAAATTGTAATTGAAACCCAAGAAGGAAAAGTTTTACAGTCGTATTTGGGACCGCCGGAGAGTTTTAGGAAGGAATGA
- the uxuA gene encoding mannonate dehydratase, protein MQQTMRWFGPQDNVKLIDIKQAGATGIVTALHQIPVGEIWTVEAIKERQEIIGTYGLEWTVVESLPVHEEIKRASGNYLQYIENYKISLQNLAECGIKIITYNFMPILDWVRTNHNFINEDGSKALFYNQDAFTFFDVFLLKRPNSENDYADAEKEKALQFGNQLSEEEKALLFKNVLLGLPGSKINFTAEQILSLLENYAEIDNQKLRENLIYFLSEVTPIAEKNGQRLAIHPDDPPFSVLGLPRIVSTEEDLKAIFDAVPSTANGLCYCTGSLSADQKNNLEKIIDDFGDRIHFLHLRNTIRESETIFRESEHLNGDVKMEVIVEKLLMLMNKTKISLPMRPDHGFLHRVDETTETYPGYSLTGRLKGLAELRGLEMGIGYKLNL, encoded by the coding sequence ATGCAGCAAACCATGCGTTGGTTTGGACCTCAAGACAACGTAAAACTTATCGATATTAAGCAAGCGGGTGCAACGGGAATTGTAACAGCATTGCATCAAATTCCTGTCGGCGAAATCTGGACTGTTGAAGCAATAAAGGAAAGACAGGAAATCATTGGCACTTACGGATTGGAATGGACTGTAGTTGAAAGTCTTCCTGTTCATGAAGAAATCAAACGTGCTTCTGGAAATTATTTGCAATATATTGAAAATTATAAAATCAGTTTGCAAAATCTTGCGGAGTGTGGCATTAAAATCATAACCTACAATTTTATGCCGATTCTGGATTGGGTGCGAACGAACCATAATTTTATAAACGAAGATGGAAGCAAAGCTTTATTTTACAATCAGGATGCATTTACGTTTTTTGATGTTTTTCTTTTAAAAAGACCCAATTCAGAAAACGATTATGCTGATGCTGAAAAAGAAAAAGCGTTACAGTTTGGAAATCAATTATCGGAAGAAGAAAAAGCATTATTGTTTAAAAATGTTTTGTTAGGACTTCCGGGAAGTAAAATCAATTTTACGGCAGAACAAATTTTGTCTCTTTTAGAAAATTATGCTGAAATCGACAATCAAAAGCTAAGAGAAAACCTGATTTATTTTTTATCAGAAGTAACTCCGATTGCGGAGAAAAATGGACAAAGATTAGCCATTCATCCGGATGATCCCCCGTTTTCGGTTTTAGGTCTTCCAAGAATTGTCTCAACAGAAGAAGATTTGAAAGCGATTTTTGATGCCGTTCCATCAACAGCAAACGGATTGTGCTATTGTACAGGTTCGTTAAGTGCCGATCAAAAAAACAATCTGGAAAAAATAATAGACGATTTTGGAGACCGAATACACTTCTTACACCTGAGAAATACCATCCGCGAAAGCGAAACTATTTTTAGGGAATCAGAGCATTTAAACGGTGATGTTAAAATGGAAGTGATTGTTGAGAAATTGTTGATGCTAATGAACAAAACCAAAATAAGCCTTCCAATGCGTCCAGATCACGGTTTTCTGCATAGAGTTGATGAAACTACGGAGACCTATCCAGGCTATTCGTTGACAGGTAGATTGAAAGGTTTGGCCGAATTACGAGGTTTGGAAATGGGAATTGGATATAAATTGAATTTGTAA